A window from Cryptomeria japonica chromosome 1, Sugi_1.0, whole genome shotgun sequence encodes these proteins:
- the LOC131046082 gene encoding uncharacterized protein LOC131046082 — MGGLSLWFTGVETMADLKEVVNSVLLPLQLSLGLLLIMKTTPLWAVIHCTLAYLLHCLCFPYTDYKQLGEFQGRVFKKVISHATTAGDVSKLKNQKDAQESKKEGKSQIDDTVSVVYLGKKFVLKRMEGNKMLMKDGPGYCITDKMWETAKYIEKMASKTVFVKNHKEIWEEVVTGDIMQFEEVLNSVILDNRAVIRLDHDYFLPVNLLLSEDKLMTILNFVGLFLKTQKHIHWLIPASLTFASVSMGFSTKVRLWIDGFINTILCRSVQLLCDPLPLAMRRRAYCWGNWVENLKPGNDLQSKIVSGKVCLLVAAGAKADSEFFADCESLASRGGGAKAHLGTSTECESSADLVIMADQNYIRALLPGGGRRI; from the exons ATGGGAGGCTTATCATTGTGGTTCACTGGTGTAGAAACTATGGCAGATTTGAAGGAAGTTGTAAACAGCGTGTTACTTCCATTGCAACTTAGCCTTGGACTTCTTCTCATCATGAAGACGACGCCTCTTTGGGCGGTCATACATTGCACCCTTGCCTACTTGCTCCACTGCTTGTGTTTCCCTTACACAGATTACAAACAGCTTGGGGAATTCCAAGGTCGAGTCTTCAAAAAAGTGATCTCTCATGCCACCACAGCAGGAGATGTGTCGAAGCTGAAAAATCAGAAGGATGCTCAGGAATCTAAGAAAGAAGGGAAATCTCAGATTGATGACACAGTCTCAGTGGTCTACCTGGGCAAGAAGTTTGTACTGAAGCGAATGGAAGGCAACAAGATGTTAATGAAGGATGGACCTGGTTATTGCATCACAGATAAAATGTGGGAAACTGCCAAGTACATTGAGAAAATGGCTTCAAAGACAGTGTTTGTGAAAAACCATAAAGAAATATGGGAAGAAGTGGTCACAGGCGATATTATGCAGTTTGAAGAAGTGCTGAATTCAGTGATACTGGACAACCGCGCTGTTATTCGTCTGGATCACGATTACTTCCTGCCTGTCAACTTATTGTTGTCGGAGGATAAGTTGATGACGATTTTAAACTTCGTGGGTCTGTTCCTGAAGACTCAAAAGCATATTCATTGGCTCATTCCTGCATCGCTAACCTTTGCATCAGTAAGCATGGGGTTCAGCACTAAAGTGAGGCTGTGGATCGATGGCTTTATCAATACAATCTTGTGCAGATCAGTACAGCTGCTGTGTGACCCACTGCCTTTGGCAATGAGGAGGCGGGCGTATTGTTGGGGGAACTGGGTGGAGAATTTGAAGCCTGGTAACGACTTGCAATCAAAGATTGTGAGTGGTAAAGTATGCTTGCTCGTTGCTGCAGGTGCAAAAGCTGACTCTGAATTCTTTGCTGACTGTGAATCCTTGGCGAGCAGAGGTGGAGGTGCAAAAGCCCACCTTGGAACCTCAACTGAGTGTGAATCCTCGGCTGACCTTGTAATCATGGCTGACCAGAACTATATACGTGCTCTTCTTCCTGGAG GAGGGAGGAGGATATAA